AGGAATAGGTAAAATGCAACGATGAAAGTCTTCGATCCCTGGCTGCCTAGACGGCTCGGAACAGATAACCTTGTAGCCGTATTGAAAGTAACCGCTCACTTACTATAaacgagaaagaaaaatgagagaaaaggggaaaaaagagtcAGAATCAAAGGAAACAGAAAATTAAGATATAAACCATTCAGAATAAACGACACCACTTCCCTGTACTTGCCTCACTATTGATCTAAATTGCTATCtttcttttgttgatgtttttgtttttggagcTGAAGTTTGTCTCCAAATGAAGAGTACCATCAGAAGGCGTGGAAGGCGataattttttttctcgtgAATAAAATGCTTAGAATGCACGACATTGTGGTCATTGCATGCACTTCCTGATGATATCCTCGAGTGTGGCTCGAGTTGTTAGCTCATTACGTTATCGATAATCAGCACCATACTATGCACTAAACAAATTTGCTAATTTGCCATTTGATGATGATAGAGTGACCGTGCATGTGAACGTGGCTAATATTAATTCTGATTTTTATTTCGGCTATTTTTTGTGGGGGTCgttttcgttgttgttgatgCCAGCATGGCAGGAGAGAATTTATTTAAGGCGGGGGCGGAGCATAGTTGGTGCAGATAAAATTAGATATGACAAAGTCAAAAATTCGTGGAACATTATAGCaaacggtttttttttctccagatttttcttatattcataATTTCATCAGAGAAACTTAACATGAACTTTGATGTCAGGGGGCCTTTTTTATGCTATTCGACAATGTCATTAAATTATCTATTCGTGTGCGGTAATCCGGGCTTTTCATCGCCAGTGTAATTATGTGAATAGATCTAGtgccaaatatgtaaataatgttATATTATACATGCAGTCTATGCAATATTTTTGTCAGTCTACAGGGTGGTATTTTCTTCACTGTATTCTCATTGTTTACGCGATGATGCAAACCAAAGATGTTTCAGCTCGTCTAGAACCTCTTTGGTAATGCAAACATACACCTTGACTGACCGAGAGTAAGGAGGGAAGAGAGGACtgttaagaagaagaaaaacagaagagtGACTGAATGCTTTGTGAGATAAATCATAGAGTAATCTACAGACGGGTACAGTGGCTGTGATTTGGAAATACAGGGCGAATTAataagtttttattttgttccttATTTTCTCCATGCACATTCCCTCTTTATGATAATAGGGATTACAATACGTCTTTCATTCAGACATGCTTGGATTATTGTATGTATGCCTGTATTAGATGTAGTGAAAAGAAAACCACTGAATTGGGTCGAAAATGATGTAAATGGGACAGATTAGTTGGTGGAATGTAGTGGTATCATTAGTGAGGAATTTTGTGATCAATTTAGCTGAAAATCATTAGGTATTATTGCTACTTAACCTATTTTCTGGTGTGTAATGATCTGAATAAATCATAAACCACGTCATGTGTATCAATAAATTGTAGATTGCTTTGGTTTAATGTATTACAAAGAGACGAACTGAATCATTGGAAAAGGCGTTACCATGAGAGTTCTTTGCACTGAGTGTTATACCCACGTCACACCTAAGCAAAGCACACAAATTTGAGATGATTTCACGCGAATACAACATAACATAATTGACACGTCGCATGAAAGCATGTCTTCGCTCCAAGAGGCTATCATCAAATTCCCATGAAGTCGTACCTGATAAcactgtgtgtatatatatagttaccctatgtgtgtgtgtccatatCACGTGAGAGGTAAAATCTTGCTTTGTATAGTTGCACTACTTCATCTAACTTTTCCAGGCTCACTTCGACTATTTAGAATGGAAGTTTGGTTGCTTTTGCCCCTTCTTGTGTCTGGCACACTGAATTGTCTTGCAGCAGAAGTCGAGAACCCCGCTCAAGCAATGGTAAGATGCTGCTTTTATTTCAGTCACATCCTCGAATAAATCCAattttattatcaagatatccAAGAGATGCATTTCTCGGCAATAATTGATGGAGGCACGGCGTTAAACACTGTAAAATGCTCCCTTTTTTTTGTCTGCGTTTTCTTAAGAAAACAATATCGGTGCATTctagaaaaatgattaaaatttgAATGTCATCAACAGAACTGAAATCCTTGGAACTAAcatgctgcaaattctactaaCTTGGTGGGATTCTTGTGTGtaagttaaaaaacaacaacgtaGGTTTTGCGATCTCTTTATCATAATAGCACCTTACCTTTGTGattttatgtcattttgaaaTACGACCTGTACATTTTATTATCAAACCTGTGTCAAATTTTGAAAGGAATGATATTAACAgaggaaacaaacaaattcagAACTTGTATGTGATAAGAAACCTCATATCTTAAGAAGACTGTCATCGATTTGATACCAAGTGTTTACTACCAAAACAGGACTCGATGATATGCATGTACCCCTTAGTAAAAATATAACTAATGTATGTTCAGTGCTTTACAATCTGTTAACTTAATTACGATTCAATGGAATATGATATGTATGATACATGAACCTCCTTTTAAAGTGGCATTAACTTTCGACGATGATTTTctggaaggaaaagaaaaggcaaaGAAACACAACAttggaatacctcgaaatttgtcacgaagaaaaaaaaaaactagatagGCCTATCATACTCAAGAAAATAAGAGGACTGGAAAAGATATGATCAAGTCAAATCATTCGCGATGATTTCAACGaagcaatgaaaacaaacaaaaatatatgatcTTTCGTTATCTATACGTCACCATGTTGAAGGTCGGAAAAGATATAAGTGTACTGGTTTATCTGAATGAGTAGACTATGGATGTGAATTCCAGATGgttttattttgagatacaGAATATGTTTATTAATTATTGTATCACCACGGTCATGTATTATTTTTACATCTTCTTCTATTGTGATTGCAATATTTGTTTTGCATTGTcctaatgttattgtgttttctagtcttTGTTAATGAATATCATCTTAGAAAAGCTTAGAAACACCAGTATAAAGCGCCATATATAtgcaatcattatcattaccatttttACATAGATAGAATTATTACAGAATCATCACCCGCTCGGTCCActtccatagactttgtacacagtGAAGAGGCACACGTTGAACAAGAATTTAAAGACATACATAGCCATGACATAGCCATTCAAAATTTCcttgacaatttttttctcagcgtttttgaatttcaaattccaaaatataaaaatatctcAGTTGAAGTGTGTAAACGAAACCATCGCAGGGGAGGTACTACGTTTTCCAAAGTGAGGGGCAGATTTTATGGGAACAGACTGAGACGTTGATTTGTTTTCAGGATGGAGGGAAGCATTTTGCTGCCACTTGTCTGCCAAgctcggctgacaagcaaaaaaaaaagtctttacaAGTCTTTACCAACATACTAGTAGACTCGGACCCTATgttccttcaaaaaaaaaaaaagtgggttgGATGAGGGTGGCAAAAAGTCAGACTCTATAATCTTCAGCAAAAAACCTTgcattgaatttgaattctaaAGATGTACAAGGTCTCCCTTAAGTGGGAGAGGAAATAAGGAACCACCCACACTCTTCTCCCACTTGACCTAACCCTCCCTAGACTGAATTATACATTTTGGAGATTGATatttttccaaatattttgaaaaagtgCACCAAatcgttaaattttcattctaAATGTGCTAAAGCTCCCTCGTGCTGGAGGAGGTGTATAGGGCCTATCCCTCCCATACCTGTCCTCCGCTCGCTCCACCTCCGTATGAATTTGTACACAGTGATGACGAAGCACGCTGAAAAGCAAGTTACAGATAACACTACGTAGCCATTCAAGATTAAAACAATATATTTCTTGTAAGGTTTTTGATATACAATCTCCGAAATATTCCTGCAAAAGTGTGCacatcgttgaatttcaattctgaaaatggaaAACCTCATTTGTGAGGGAGGTGTCCCCTCCCATTTTCTTCCCCGCTGGTCGCTTCGACTCCTCGCACATGTCCTCAAAGTTCTCTGTCACATACACATATTAAATGGTTGATTCAACGCAATAGATTTAATCATGAATGGAATGAGCAAAGGAAATTATACTTTCAGCTTAATCATTTTGtgaacaacaaaatgaaaaaatggaTCAAATAGTGTGTCAAATAGTAAGTGCATTTAGAAGTCTATAGGGAAAAAAATGCAACGGTTTGCTATAATCAAGCTGAGACCGATCTGTTGTGCAATTAATCCTAGACTGGAAAGAGGTTCCCCTGTCTCTATAACCCGTCTGATTAGATTTAAGAGGTAATTCAGGAATAGATTACAACAAAGATCTTCTGTTTGAAATTACCAATCTGCCTGCTATATCCCCTCTCCTCTTTCCACCTCGTCCCATCTCACCTGCTTTGCTTGTCTAACCCCTCTATCTAAATTCTTGCCCTATCTTCCTTTCTCTTTGTCATAAACTTCAAGCTTTTTTATGTAAACCACTTTGGTATTATGCTTTTcatgagtcattttttttttttttttttggggggggggttactgcACAAGTTTCCTTTCAATTTTACCcagccccaccccctcccacacacaaacgcattcttttgttcttattgttatttCGTATTATCATTTGTTGCTAAAATACCTTTTACGTCATGAAAACTATTGCTATTATAGTTGTTATGCAGTAATGTTTGCTTCTTCGTTTAAGtgaacacaaaatgaaaatgaactcAAATCatgtaatcaatcaatcaatcaatattagtcaaaaatataattttgttgCCGGAAcatccaacaatgaaaaatTTATATACCAACCGTCCTGCATCGAACTAACTCTTTCTTCTATCACCAACCACTGACGTGAATGACCACAATcatgtcatcaatatctttGCTCGTGTCACAGGCCTTCCTCAGGACGTATAATTACCTGCGCGATGACCAACTCACCAATGGCACGCCTTCATCTCTGCAGATTGAGGCTGATGCCCTGAGAAACTTCCAGAAGTTTTATCACATAAACGAAACCGGTAAGAATGAGTAAACATTACTTTTCCGCGCTTTTAGATGTCAGATATAGTGTCAGTTTTTTTGCAATGTTAGAAGTAATAATATAGTGTTCATTATTCAGAGTATTCTTCTCATCCCCATTTTAGACGAGCACCTTATAGTAGTTAGTGTGTTCGTGTGAAGTGTTTGGCCGCCATGAATTTGGTCGACATGCATTTCGTAAAAAGCGCATTTAATTCTCCACCATAGTGCTTTTGCCAGGAGTAGAGAGGGGCAACTCAGTCAAGACAAAGTTTTCCGACGACCATGAGAATGctttcttgccccccccccccccctttgacaTAGTGGAGTCAGTGACATAATACAATTTTACTTTTATATCAGtttacatttgtgacaaatgaCCCCATGACATGACTTAGCTTGTCTTTACAAAATGTAAATGCCGTTCACTACTATAAGTCTTCTAAACTCCTTGGTGACGAGTGTTCCAAACATTGTGTTCTATAGATGAAACGGGGTACTCTTAATAACACAAAATGTTAGGGCGCTGTTTACCATTAATTTTTAGCACATTTTTATACCAGAAACATTCTGGGTGGCTCCAGAAAACGTCAGTGAGAAAAGCAGAAAAGATGTAGTTCTTCtcattctttgttgtttttatagtTGCTGGAATGGGCGTGGTGTCGCTAGCAGCACTGTCGTGACATCAAGCGGGATGTttgcaaagggggggggggggaggtagacACAGTGTAATAATTGCGTAATGGCCGCCATAGCGTGCAGGAGGGAGGGCAATGGCCATATTTCTTCTTACCATCTTAAATGGGATGCTTACTTTCGTCAGTTTGAGAAGTTATCTTAATTCTAAATTCTGGAGTGTGATTTTGAGTACAGCCGAAATCATAAGATTGGCGATTGAACAAAATCAAGCAAATCTAAAAACGATATTTGACACGTGCGAAGGCTAAACAATCCACTAAAATGTAAGTAAGAGCGGGGATACCACATTAGACGATTAGCATCACCACAATGATCATTTTTCTATGTTGCGTCAGgaaatctggatgaaaaaacCTACGAAATGATGAACTTGCCCCGATGTGGTAGGCCCGATGTGGAGAAAGATACAACCGTATCCGCCCGAAAGCGGCGTTACACAGCTACGAAGGGTTACAAGTGGCCGAACAAGGACTTGAAGTGGCGCCTTGATGGTTCTTACAAGATTCACTCtctcaatgaaattttaagGAGTGCATTCAAGCTCTGGAGTGATTCCTCATCACTGAACTTCACTGAGGTAACAAACCCCGCTGTTGATGTAGAGATTGTAATGGACTTCGTACGAGGGGACCATGGAGATGGCAGCAATTTTGACGGACGAAACGGAGTTCTCGCTCATGCATTCTTTCCGAGCCCAGACGATATAGGAGGTGACGTTCACTTTGACAAGGACGAGCAGTTCACACATGAAAGAGCCTCAGGTGAACGTCAAATAGAATATCATAGATTAAGTAGTGCAAGGACAAAAATCCCATCATTTCGTCTTTTATCCGTCACGTTTAAAGTTCCAAAATGCTACAAATGCCACCTTCTGAGCAGAACGAACTGTAATACGTGGCATTATACTGTACTGTATAGTCTCGTATCGTATCGTATCGTATCGTATCGTATCGTATCGTATCATATTGTACTGTACTGCTAGCATTGTACAAACCATTCGATTCCTTCTATTTTCCGTATTGTAGATGGAGTACCGATTTTCAGCGACGTCCAGCGGGCTCATTGTATTTTCTGTTgcgtgttttttctttttttttttctttttttacctttGTAGAGTTTACTccactttatttctttatagatgatattcaaaaaagaaaagttgatgAAATAAGACATGTCAAAATACTGTTAAATCTATAGAATCACATCATACACAGATGGACTGCTTTCGGGTTTTATGTACAACTGGTATATACATATTAATTTTATATAACGAGAGTAAAGAAGAGACGGTAGACGTTgcttttgaatcctcacaatttgattttacttcgAGCTTTCGGGCTCTGCCCTTTACcaagactgaggacaaatcggacaaaatgcagaacatggatatcatatacaaaaaatgatgatgatcaagacaatagtgaaaataataacgacaatgatagaggcagagacggcagaaaaaaaatacactaatGGGAGTGTATATTAATTACttttatgattttattaatTGCCGTTAGTGTTTATATGGTTGCCTGTCTTCACATATCTGAGGAGATTTACAAGTGTGTTTGTGCGTACATATTcgtatctacatgtacatgtgtgcgcGCAGTTGTTTAGTCATACATATTTCTAAATGCTTATACGTACACCGATGTATGCTTAtttgtgattgtatgtatgtatgttatattaCGTAAGATTGACGCATATATACACTCCCAttagtgtatttattttctgccgtctctgcctctatcattgttattattttcactattgtcttgatcatcgttattttttgtatatgatatccatgttttgtattttgtccgatttgtcctcagtcttgataaagggcagaGCCCGAAAGCTcgaagtaaaatcaaattgtgaggattcaaaagcaacgtctaccgcctcttctTTACTCTCGTTATACACACTACTAAGATGCGACGGCCCAGGGGTTTAGCAGCTGAAGATTCACGTATCACactcactatatatatatatatatatatatatatatatatatatatatatatacggtaTATAATCATAAGAAgaatgagtctcaaatacgccatctgtagatccaacaagaaggtttttattcacaatATTTTAAACCTGCCTCGGGCCTTCGTCAGTGTAGTGTATACTTCTTGTTGGATTTacagatggcgtatttgagactcattcTTCTTCAACACGtggaagatatatatatataaatatatatatatatatatatatatatatatataattgccACTATACTAGGGATCTCAACTCCATGCTATAATTCGAGGAGCTCGCCTCAAGGTATTACAATATAGCACAAAATTGAGAGTCCCCGAATATGTCGGCCATATCTGTTTTATAATAACATTTTCGTGTGGGTTGCCATTGACATTTGCATTTCGATAGAGCTTGACAAGGGTCACCTCTCGCGCTATGGAAGCCTAGTCCAGCATGAGGCCCTATTCCACTGACCACTGGAGGCTCATCTGATCCCAAATATGCCAAAATTTCTGCGTTCCGATGAGTTCAGATGAAATCTGAGCCGACAAGCTGAATTTGGGGGCCTTGATTTCTAGCAAATCCGACAAAGATCTGACGTTGATCAGAGTAGTCAGATCGAAGGCCGGTAGCCGCCCGATTGTCatctgttgggggggggggggggggtatttcatgaagcattttgtccggcAAAGCtgtccgacaaatttgctctcagccaatcagaagcaaggatttcagtataaccttgtaacagtttgtcagaaaaatatccgaccaaaatgctttatgaaatgcccccctcccTGATTGTGATTGAAGGGTGATCTGCAGACTGACCGAACACTTTCGACAATCGCAGGACACCAGTACGACTAATTGGTCAGTTATCAGACTCAGACCAAATACTGGGCTGATTGCGCCAAAATCAGAAATCAGAAATCGGATCAAACAGATTCTCCAAAACAATACACCTCCTGACGATACTAGTTTAAGTGAAATGCTAactccatgtacatgtatctctgaaGTCTGTAGATGCAGATGAAGTCTGTATAGAACAGTATGTACACACAGTACGTACATGTATCTCTAAAAAACAACAGAGGGCGGTTTATGGTCCTGTAGAACGGTATTTCACTTTTTACTATCAAAGGGCAGTGTGTATACGATGGGACAATGATGAATAACTGATGAATTAATGTTCCCAATTTTAATTTGTTAGAGTTAAagattttttaaacaaattatgGAATAAGTACTACTTCATATCGTCTCTCCACAAAGGACCTTGGTATGAAAATGTCACAGGTACTAACAGAAAGATCAAGATCATTATCCGAGCTCCACACGTTTGTTAAAATAGAACAATGTACAGCATGTGGTACTCCTGATTTAGACTGAATATCGCCATACGTACGTGATATTGAACATAATGCTAGCAAGAAAACCCCTCAGCTATTGCTACTGCAAgatgtttttttacatttactGCTATGTTTCCTTCAACATTTCCACATCGCAAGGCATCAACCTTCTGCAAGTGGCGACTCATGAGCTCGGTCACAGCCTGGGTCTTGGTCATTCATCCACTTCGGGAGCTGTGATGGCGCCCTACTACAGTGGCTACGATCCTAGCTTCAAGTTACATAACGACGACATCGCAGGCATTCGATCTCTCTATGGTACGTGTACTTTGCGGGATGTGGACCCGTAACATGTGATCTATCTTTCAACATGTGTCAGGCATATAATTATGGTCACAAATCTACTAATACTTTTCTTTTGTACTACCCTAGTCGGGAAGACATACAGAGTGTGTTACAATGGCATGTAAGCATTTAATTTCACTAAGCCGTTACAATTCTCATGTGTCAAGTTCTGTTCTGAATTTGTCGTGATGTAGGTTTTttagttagttttttttttttttttttggcttattttttcaaaaccCCAAGACATATTGTCACAAAAATTGGCTGGTAGAATTGCTAGGGTGACAGAATCTCAATTTGGTCAGGTGGCAAGGGGCGAGGGATGACGGTACCATGACCACAAAGggggcccggggggggggggggaggcccaAAGCCCCTAAATCAAGGCTCTTCAAAtgtcttcttctctagaaccagacgTGATAAAGCTGAGTAATTGCTAAGAGTAACTACAGTGGTAATCCCACAAATAAGAGTATCTTTTAAAAAGTCTtctataaaaccagaaatgctCTGAGtaaatgcaatgtacattgatgatgtataggcctactttcaagtttgtttgtgcCAGATCCAGGGTGGTCCTCTTTAGGCTGGGACCGACTTGGACCCAGTTTTCATATTGTGATCTTCATTTTAaaaacacattcttttttttctgcaaatttgGCAGGTATTACCAGCGTGGTTTATTGTACAGATGGAtacaacgcccccccccccttccacaaAGATCCCAAGTTTGCCATATCTTTTTAGGtaataatttgcaaaaatgcGTGAATATTATAATGCTCACGTGAGCGCTTTAGACCCATGGGGTTTCTTGCTAATTTCTTATAGCATGAACTAATTTGTACCTTCCAAACTGAGTCCATGTGCAGATAAAACGAGAAGAAACTGCATCGATTTTGAATTGTTCtgttgggtgcacgtcacgaatCCGACATCCAAAAGTCATAAtttacagcccatgagttcgacactaggcaaaaaagagggaaaaaggAGAGACCGACATTATATCACAGGGTTTAATGTGCGCAGTGTCGGTTTCGCTGGTCTTTTTAGTCTATATTGTCGGACTCATGGGTCTTTTTTGCCTTTAGTGAGGAACTCATGGGACCTATTTGCCTATAGTGCCAGAcccgtgggccttgtttgccttgTGTCGGACTCTCAGGCCTTTTTTGCGTATAGTGTCTAGCTCATATAGGTTGTcatgtatgactcatggaccctgttttcaatgtcgagctcgtggatcgtgtgactcgtgggtgtcggactcgtgggatgaccccgttcTGCCAATGCAACACTTACAAACGATGAATCTAAGGTATTCCTTGATACTTTGAAGAAAGCTATGCTGGGATTGACTCTAGATGGAATTACATTTTCCCAACATTAATGCTAGAGCCCCTGACAGTCTGATTTTCGAGGGACATGACAAATGAACGATTAAGGCAACGAGTGTAAACTGAACAAAATCCTACTTAAATTCTGAATATCCTATCTCATAGGTGAAGATGATAGACCGTCCGAAGAAGTCTGCCATGACAACGTGAAAACAGTCTTCCGCACCAGTGATGGAAGCACATACATAGCAACCGGTACGTTCGTGTTTCTGTTTTTCTGCTGGTTGATAAGACAAGCATATACAAATgttgcatgtaaaacaaaacaaaaaacaaaacgaaaaacagaacagaaacaaacaaaaaaaaatccccaaccaacaactcctcccccccccccccgaccgtATATAAGGTTCGAGATCCAATGAGGAAAAGTTGTTCAAAAAGACTTGCTATCATGCAGTTCACTACaggtttgttcgttcgttcgttcatttttttgttttattttctttggacgtttcttttctttcactaTGTTCTCTATATCATTCACGAATGTTATCAAGCAGACAGCAACTTAAAGAAGAATTCCGCACCAGTTACACACTGGCCTGggaaaaagagtaaaattgcATTAACACGAcattgaaaatttgatcaaaattggaagGGATGTAATAAAATTGTGAAgtgtcgcatttttttttttttttttgcaaaacagttctcgaaaagatgatataaacatgcaaaagagtgagctgatgatgatgtcataaccTCTTGTCAGACAAACTTCTAACTGGCATAGAATTCCCCTTGGAGCTACGTTAAATAAATTACTTTTATCACCCAATCAATAATTAACAGAGTATGTCTGTACACGCGTTAGTTCAAGAATGAAAACCGTAGTTCGTCTACCGGTGCTTACATTCATTTCACCTTCGTCGAATTTACCGTTACTGCGATACACAAGCATTCTTTATAGCTTTGTTTCCTTTCCTGTGaatgtatacgtatatatttCTACTCGTCAGAGACTCATGTGTTTCGGCGTGTCGGGCGTTCTGTAACGGGCCCATTTGT
The nucleotide sequence above comes from Diadema setosum chromosome 5, eeDiaSeto1, whole genome shotgun sequence. Encoded proteins:
- the LOC140228796 gene encoding matrix metalloproteinase-18-like, which gives rise to MSSISLLVSQAFLRTYNYLRDDQLTNGTPSSLQIEADALRNFQKFYHINETGNLDEKTYEMMNLPRCGRPDVEKDTTVSARKRRYTATKGYKWPNKDLKWRLDGSYKIHSLNEILRSAFKLWSDSSSLNFTEVTNPAVDVEIVMDFVRGDHGDGSNFDGRNGVLAHAFFPSPDDIGGDVHFDKDEQFTHERASGINLLQVATHELGHSLGLGHSSTSGAVMAPYYSGYDPSFKLHNDDIAGIRSLYGEDDRPSEEVCHDNVKTVFRTSDGSTYIATETHVFRRVGRSVTGPFVIGDIFDGLPTNLDAAMYYSVNKKTYIFKGSQYWRLTNRDIDQGYPKPISEEFQGIPDNVSAAFVWSGNNRVYFIKGSKYYRYSMKARRVDSGYPRDMSVWRGLPDGVDTAFQYSNRRTYFFFGSKYYRFNDRGLRVDRSYPRSTAKWWLGCNAVGSLLEGDSSADVSKPSCASLLLSMLFVLVAVTFQA